A genomic stretch from Ovis canadensis isolate MfBH-ARS-UI-01 breed Bighorn chromosome 5, ARS-UI_OviCan_v2, whole genome shotgun sequence includes:
- the WIZ gene encoding protein Wiz isoform X5 yields the protein MDGPLAGGLAAPDRPRGPERLPGPAPREDIEGGAEVAEGEGCIFRSTHYLPVTKEGPRDILDGRGGISVANFDPGTFSLMRCDFCGAGFDTRAGLSSHARAHLRDFGITNWELTVSPINILQELLATSAAERPPSPLCREAGVPPSGFLTSRRPRLPLTVPFPPTWAEDPGPAYGDGLGSEENAMVAMDLGSPPLPKKSLPVPGPLEQVANRLSSKMAAEVPHGSKQELPDLKAQSLTTCEVCGACFETRKGLSSHARSHLRQLGVAESESSGAPIDLLYELVKQKGLPDTPLGLPPSLTKKSSSPKEIVAGAPRPGLLALAKPLDAPAVNKAIKSPPGFSAKGLAHPPNSPLLKKASLALAGSPTHKNPEDKSPQLSLSPRPASPKAQWPQSEDEGPLNLTLDSDGGRELDCQLCGAWFETRRGLSSHARAHLRHLGVSDPDAKGSPIDVLHGLIRRAGVQIRLPLGRGALALLGRPPPAPAALSLPPPPPPAKRAKLKAKGAASPWGKQDLPAAAAAGIFWASDVEPSPLNLSSGPEPARDIRCEFCGEFFENRKGLSSHARSHLRQMGVTEWYVNGSPIDTLREILKRRTQSRPGGPPNPSGPSPKALAKVVSSGGPGSSLEARSPADLHLSPLAKKLPPPPGSPLGHSPTVSPPPTARKMFPGLSSPSLPKKLKPEQMRVEIKREMLPGALHGEPHPSEGPWVAPREDMTPLNLSSRAEPVRDIRCEFCGEFFENRKGLSSHARSHLRQMGVTEWSVNGSPIDTLREILKKKSKPCLIKKEPPAGDLAPALTEDGPPTVAPGPMQAPLPLAPMAGRPGKPGAGPAQIPRELTLAPITGTKHSATGYLGSVAAKRPLQEDRLLPAEVKAKTYIQTELPFKAKTLHEKTSHSSTEACCELCGLYFENRKALASHARAHLRQFGVTEWCVNGSPIETLSEWIKHRPQKAGAYRSYIQSGRPFTKKFRSAGHGRDGDKRPPLGLAPGGLAVVGRSAGGEPGPEAGRAADSGERPLAASPPGTVKAEEHQRQNINKFERRQARPPDASSARGSEEANDLHQKLEEVRQPPPRVRPVPALVPRPPQTSLVKFVGNIYTLKCRFCEVEFQGPLSIQEEWVRHLQRHILEMNFSKADPPPEEPQAPQAQTAAAEAP from the exons ATGGATGGGCCCCTGGCAGGCGGCCTGGCCGCCCCAGATCGTCCTCGAGGCCCCGAGAGACTGCCTGGCCCAGCACCAAGAGAGGACATCGAAGGTGGGGCCGAGGTTGCTGAGGGGGAAGGTTGCATCTTCCGGTCTACCCATTACCTGCCTGTCACCAAGGAGGGCCCTCGAGACATTCTGGATGGCAGAGGTGGCATTTCTG TGGCTAACTTCGACCCGGGCACCTTCAGCCTGATGCGCTGTGACTTCTGCGGGGCCGGCTTTGACACTCGGGCTGGCCTCTCCAGCCACGCCCGGGCCCACCTGCGTGActttggcatcaccaactgggaGCTCACCGTCTCGCCCATCAACATCCTGCAAGAGCTGCTGGCCACCTCGGCTGCTGAGCGGCCCCCCAGCCCCCTGTGCCGTGAAGCTGGGGTGCCGCCTAGTGGCTTCCTGACCTCCCGCCGGCCTCGCTTACCTCTTACAGTGCCCTTCCCACCCACCTGGGCTGAGGACCCTGGGCCAGCCTACGGAGATG GCCTGGGTTCTGAGGAAAACGCAATGGTGGCCATGGACTTGGGCTCCCCCCCACTTCCCAAGAAGAGCCTGCCTGTCCCTGGGCCCCTGGAGCAGGTGGCCAATCGGCTGAGCAGCAAAATGGCTGCAGAGGTTCCTCATGGTAGCAAGCAAGAGCTGCCGGACCTCAAGG CCCAGAGCCTGACCACCTGCGAGGTCTGCGGTGCCTGCTTTGAGACACGCAAGGGCCTGTCCAGCCACGCGCGCTCCCACCTGCGGCAGCTGGGGGTGGCCGAGTCGGAGAGCAGCGGTGCCCCCATTGACCTCCTCTACGAGCTTGTGAAGCAGAAGGGCCTGCCTGACACACCCCTCGGGCTGCCCCCAAGCCTGACGAAGAAGTCCAGCTCGCCGAAGGAGATAGTCGCTGGGGCCCCACGACCTGGCCTGCTCGCGCTGGCCAAGCCCCTCGATGCCCCTGCTGTCAACAAGGCCATCAAGTCGCCTCCCGGCTTCTCAGCTAAGGGCCTGGCCCACCCGCCCAACTCCCCACTCCTCAAGAAGGCATCGCTGGCCCTGGCGGGCTCCCCTACCCATAAGAATCCTGAGGACAAGAGCCCCCAGCTGTCTCTGAGCCCCCGACCAGCCTCTCCAAAGGCCCAGTGGCCCCAGTCTGAAGATGAGGGGCCCCTGAACCTCA CTTTAGATAGTGACGGGGGCAGAGAGCTGGACTGCCAGCTGTGCGGTGCCTGGTTTGAGACCCGCAGGGGCCTGTCCAGCCACGCCCGCGCCCACCTGCGCCACCTGGGCGTCAGCGACCCGGATGCCAAGGGATCCCCCATAGACGTGCTCCACGGGCTCATCCGGAGGGCCGGCGTCCAGATCCGCCTCCCACTCGGGCGGGGCGCCCTGGCCCTGCTGGGGCGGCCTCCCCCCGCTCCTGCGGCCCTCTCcttgcccccccccccgccgccggcCAAGAGGGCCAAGCTGAAGGCCAAGGGTGCGGCCAGCCCCTGGGGGAAGCAGGACCTCCCGGCCGCCGCAGCCGCTGGCATTTTCTGGGCCTCTGATGTGGAGCCGTCTCCTCTCAACCTCT CCTCGGGCCCGGAGCCGGCACGCGACATCCGCTGTGAGTTCTGCGGAGAGTTCTTCGAGAACCGCAAGGGCCTGTCGAGCCATGCCCGCTCGCACCTGCGTCAGATGGGCGTAACCGAGTGGTACGTCAACGGTTCACCCATCGACACGCTGCGGGAGATCCTCAAGAGACGGACCCAGTCCCGGCCTGGCGGACCCCCCAACCCATCAGGGCCTAGCCCCAAAGCTCTGGCCAAGGTGGTGAGCAGCGGAGGTCCTGGCAGCTCACTGGAAGCCCGCAGCCCCGCGGACCTTCACCTCTCACCCCTGGCCAAGAAGTTGCCGCCGCCACCAGGCAGCCCCCTGGGCCACTCACCAACTGTTTCTCCTCCTCCCACGGCCCGGAAGATGTTCCCAGGCCTCTCCTCACCCTCCCTGCCCAAGAAGCTGAAGCCTGAACAAATGAGGGTGGAGATCAAGCGGGAGATGCTGCCGGGGGCCCTTCATGGGGAACCACACCCATCCGAGGGTCCCTGGGTGGCACCTCGGGAAGACATGACCCCCTTGAACCTGT CATCCCGGGCAGAGCCGGTGCGTGACATCCGCTGTGAGTTCTGCGGCGAGTTCTTCGAGAACCGCAAGGGCCTGTCAAGCCACGCACGCTCACACCTGCGGCAGATGGGCGTGACCGAGTGGTCTGTCAACGGCTCACCCATTGACACGCTGCGGGAGATCCTCAAGAAGAAATCCAAGCCATGCCTCATCAAGAAGGAGCCGCCGGCCGGAGACCTGGCCCCTGCCTTGACCGAGGACGGGCCCCCCACAGTGGCCCCTGGGCCCATGCAGGCCCCCTTGCCCCTGGCGCCGATGGCTGGCCGGCCAGGCAAACCCGGAGCTGGGCCAGCCCAGATTCCCCGCGAGCTCACCCTGGCACCCATTACTGGCACCAAGCATTCAGCCACTGGCTACCTGGGCTCCGTGGCAGCCAAGCGGCCCCTGCAGGAGGACCGCCTCCTCCCAGCAGAGGTCAAGGCCAAGACCTACATCCAGACTGAACTGCCCTTCAAGGCAAAGACCCTCCATGAGAAGACCTCCCACTCCT CCACTGAGGCCTGCTGCGAGCTGTGTGGCCTTTACTTCGAAAACCGCAAGGCTTTGGCCAGTCACGCCCGGGCGCACCTGCGGCAGTTCGGCGTGACCGAGTGGTGCGTGAACGGCTCACCCATCGAGACACTGAGTGAGTGGATCAAGCACCGGCCCCAGAAGGCAGGCGCCTACCGCAGCTACATCCAGAGCGGCCGTCCCTTCACTAAGAAGTTTCGCAGTGCTGGCCACGGCCGCGATGGCGACAAGCGGCCGCCCCTGGGGCTGGCCCCCGGGGGTCTAGCTGTGGTGGGCCGCAGCGCTGGGGGTGAACCAGGGCCCGAGGCTGGCCGGGCAGCCGACAGTGGTGAGCGGCCTCTGGCGGCCAGCCCGCCAGGCACCGTGAAGGCCGAGGAGCACCAGCGTCAGAACATCAACA AATTTGAGCGCCGACAAGCCCGCCCTCCAGATGCCTCTTCGGCCCGGGGCAGCGAGGAGGCCAATGACCTGcaccagaagctggaggaggtGCGGCAGCCTCCGCCCCGGGTCCGGCCAGTCCCCGCCCTGGTGCCCCGGCCACCCCAGACATCACTCGTCAAGTTCGTGGGCAACATCTACACCCTCAAGTGCAG GTTCTGTGAGGTGGAATTCCAGGGGCCCCTCTCCATCCAGGAGGAGTGGGTGCGGCACTTACAGCGGCACATCCTAGAGATGAATTTCTCCAAAGCGGACCCCCCGCCGGAGGAGCCTCAGGCCCCACAGGCACAGACAGCGGCAGCAGAGGCACCCTAA
- the WIZ gene encoding protein Wiz isoform X7, producing MDGPLAGGLAAPDRPRGPERLPGPAPREDIEGGAEVAEGEGCIFRSTHYLPVTKEGPRDILDGRGGISVANFDPGTFSLMRCDFCGAGFDTRAGLSSHARAHLRDFGITNWELTVSPINILQELLATSAAERPPSPLCREAGVPPSGFLTSRRPRLPLTVPFPPTWAEDPGPAYGDGLGSEENAMVAMDLGSPPLPKKSLPVPGPLEQVANRLSSKMAAEVPHGSKQELPDLKAQSLTTCEVCGACFETRKGLSSHARSHLRQLGVAESESSGAPIDLLYELVKQKGLPDTPLGLPPSLTKKSSSPKEIVAGAPRPGLLALAKPLDAPAVNKAIKSPPGFSAKGLAHPPNSPLLKKASLALAGSPTHKNPEDKSPQLSLSPRPASPKAQWPQSEDEGPLNLTSGPEPARDIRCEFCGEFFENRKGLSSHARSHLRQMGVTEWYVNGSPIDTLREILKRRTQSRPGGPPNPSGPSPKALAKVVSSGGPGSSLEARSPADLHLSPLAKKLPPPPGSPLGHSPTVSPPPTARKMFPGLSSPSLPKKLKPEQMRVEIKREMLPGALHGEPHPSEGPWVAPREDMTPLNLSSRAEPVRDIRCEFCGEFFENRKGLSSHARSHLRQMGVTEWSVNGSPIDTLREILKKKSKPCLIKKEPPAGDLAPALTEDGPPTVAPGPMQAPLPLAPMAGRPGKPGAGPAQIPRELTLAPITGTKHSATGYLGSVAAKRPLQEDRLLPAEVKAKTYIQTELPFKAKTLHEKTSHSSTEACCELCGLYFENRKALASHARAHLRQFGVTEWCVNGSPIETLSEWIKHRPQKAGAYRSYIQSGRPFTKKFRSAGHGRDGDKRPPLGLAPGGLAVVGRSAGGEPGPEAGRAADSGERPLAASPPGTVKAEEHQRQNINKFERRQARPPDASSARGSEEANDLHQKLEEVRQPPPRVRPVPALVPRPPQTSLVKFVGNIYTLKCRFCEVEFQGPLSIQEEWVRHLQRHILEMNFSKADPPPEEPQAPQAQTAAAEAP from the exons ATGGATGGGCCCCTGGCAGGCGGCCTGGCCGCCCCAGATCGTCCTCGAGGCCCCGAGAGACTGCCTGGCCCAGCACCAAGAGAGGACATCGAAGGTGGGGCCGAGGTTGCTGAGGGGGAAGGTTGCATCTTCCGGTCTACCCATTACCTGCCTGTCACCAAGGAGGGCCCTCGAGACATTCTGGATGGCAGAGGTGGCATTTCTG TGGCTAACTTCGACCCGGGCACCTTCAGCCTGATGCGCTGTGACTTCTGCGGGGCCGGCTTTGACACTCGGGCTGGCCTCTCCAGCCACGCCCGGGCCCACCTGCGTGActttggcatcaccaactgggaGCTCACCGTCTCGCCCATCAACATCCTGCAAGAGCTGCTGGCCACCTCGGCTGCTGAGCGGCCCCCCAGCCCCCTGTGCCGTGAAGCTGGGGTGCCGCCTAGTGGCTTCCTGACCTCCCGCCGGCCTCGCTTACCTCTTACAGTGCCCTTCCCACCCACCTGGGCTGAGGACCCTGGGCCAGCCTACGGAGATG GCCTGGGTTCTGAGGAAAACGCAATGGTGGCCATGGACTTGGGCTCCCCCCCACTTCCCAAGAAGAGCCTGCCTGTCCCTGGGCCCCTGGAGCAGGTGGCCAATCGGCTGAGCAGCAAAATGGCTGCAGAGGTTCCTCATGGTAGCAAGCAAGAGCTGCCGGACCTCAAGG CCCAGAGCCTGACCACCTGCGAGGTCTGCGGTGCCTGCTTTGAGACACGCAAGGGCCTGTCCAGCCACGCGCGCTCCCACCTGCGGCAGCTGGGGGTGGCCGAGTCGGAGAGCAGCGGTGCCCCCATTGACCTCCTCTACGAGCTTGTGAAGCAGAAGGGCCTGCCTGACACACCCCTCGGGCTGCCCCCAAGCCTGACGAAGAAGTCCAGCTCGCCGAAGGAGATAGTCGCTGGGGCCCCACGACCTGGCCTGCTCGCGCTGGCCAAGCCCCTCGATGCCCCTGCTGTCAACAAGGCCATCAAGTCGCCTCCCGGCTTCTCAGCTAAGGGCCTGGCCCACCCGCCCAACTCCCCACTCCTCAAGAAGGCATCGCTGGCCCTGGCGGGCTCCCCTACCCATAAGAATCCTGAGGACAAGAGCCCCCAGCTGTCTCTGAGCCCCCGACCAGCCTCTCCAAAGGCCCAGTGGCCCCAGTCTGAAGATGAGGGGCCCCTGAACCTCA CCTCGGGCCCGGAGCCGGCACGCGACATCCGCTGTGAGTTCTGCGGAGAGTTCTTCGAGAACCGCAAGGGCCTGTCGAGCCATGCCCGCTCGCACCTGCGTCAGATGGGCGTAACCGAGTGGTACGTCAACGGTTCACCCATCGACACGCTGCGGGAGATCCTCAAGAGACGGACCCAGTCCCGGCCTGGCGGACCCCCCAACCCATCAGGGCCTAGCCCCAAAGCTCTGGCCAAGGTGGTGAGCAGCGGAGGTCCTGGCAGCTCACTGGAAGCCCGCAGCCCCGCGGACCTTCACCTCTCACCCCTGGCCAAGAAGTTGCCGCCGCCACCAGGCAGCCCCCTGGGCCACTCACCAACTGTTTCTCCTCCTCCCACGGCCCGGAAGATGTTCCCAGGCCTCTCCTCACCCTCCCTGCCCAAGAAGCTGAAGCCTGAACAAATGAGGGTGGAGATCAAGCGGGAGATGCTGCCGGGGGCCCTTCATGGGGAACCACACCCATCCGAGGGTCCCTGGGTGGCACCTCGGGAAGACATGACCCCCTTGAACCTGT CATCCCGGGCAGAGCCGGTGCGTGACATCCGCTGTGAGTTCTGCGGCGAGTTCTTCGAGAACCGCAAGGGCCTGTCAAGCCACGCACGCTCACACCTGCGGCAGATGGGCGTGACCGAGTGGTCTGTCAACGGCTCACCCATTGACACGCTGCGGGAGATCCTCAAGAAGAAATCCAAGCCATGCCTCATCAAGAAGGAGCCGCCGGCCGGAGACCTGGCCCCTGCCTTGACCGAGGACGGGCCCCCCACAGTGGCCCCTGGGCCCATGCAGGCCCCCTTGCCCCTGGCGCCGATGGCTGGCCGGCCAGGCAAACCCGGAGCTGGGCCAGCCCAGATTCCCCGCGAGCTCACCCTGGCACCCATTACTGGCACCAAGCATTCAGCCACTGGCTACCTGGGCTCCGTGGCAGCCAAGCGGCCCCTGCAGGAGGACCGCCTCCTCCCAGCAGAGGTCAAGGCCAAGACCTACATCCAGACTGAACTGCCCTTCAAGGCAAAGACCCTCCATGAGAAGACCTCCCACTCCT CCACTGAGGCCTGCTGCGAGCTGTGTGGCCTTTACTTCGAAAACCGCAAGGCTTTGGCCAGTCACGCCCGGGCGCACCTGCGGCAGTTCGGCGTGACCGAGTGGTGCGTGAACGGCTCACCCATCGAGACACTGAGTGAGTGGATCAAGCACCGGCCCCAGAAGGCAGGCGCCTACCGCAGCTACATCCAGAGCGGCCGTCCCTTCACTAAGAAGTTTCGCAGTGCTGGCCACGGCCGCGATGGCGACAAGCGGCCGCCCCTGGGGCTGGCCCCCGGGGGTCTAGCTGTGGTGGGCCGCAGCGCTGGGGGTGAACCAGGGCCCGAGGCTGGCCGGGCAGCCGACAGTGGTGAGCGGCCTCTGGCGGCCAGCCCGCCAGGCACCGTGAAGGCCGAGGAGCACCAGCGTCAGAACATCAACA AATTTGAGCGCCGACAAGCCCGCCCTCCAGATGCCTCTTCGGCCCGGGGCAGCGAGGAGGCCAATGACCTGcaccagaagctggaggaggtGCGGCAGCCTCCGCCCCGGGTCCGGCCAGTCCCCGCCCTGGTGCCCCGGCCACCCCAGACATCACTCGTCAAGTTCGTGGGCAACATCTACACCCTCAAGTGCAG GTTCTGTGAGGTGGAATTCCAGGGGCCCCTCTCCATCCAGGAGGAGTGGGTGCGGCACTTACAGCGGCACATCCTAGAGATGAATTTCTCCAAAGCGGACCCCCCGCCGGAGGAGCCTCAGGCCCCACAGGCACAGACAGCGGCAGCAGAGGCACCCTAA